One window from the genome of Scatophagus argus isolate fScaArg1 chromosome 13, fScaArg1.pri, whole genome shotgun sequence encodes:
- the LOC124069537 gene encoding protocadherin-8-like: MGGIGWNGLLVLVCAFLASLAAVSQGKTMKYQTFEEDAPGTVVGNLAKDISTASSSGGSRNNFRMMKQFNSSFIRLRESDGQLSIGERIDRERICKHTLHCLIAFDVVSFSKEQFKLIHVEVEVKDINDNSPEFPRKESSLEISENTAVGTRIPLDFAVDDDVGVNYIQSYQISVNSHFSIDVLSRADGVKYAELVLMKELDRETQATYALELVAMDGGNPSRTGTTRINVKVKDYNDNSPVFDRNSFSVDLPEDAPVGSLLLDLNAEDPDEGLNGEVVYGFGNQVPTEIRQLFRVDRKTGRLTLESPIDFESKNTYEFDVQATDLGPNPSPAICKIVVQVQDVNDNAPEISITPMTSITAGIAYITEAAARESFVALVSTSDRDSGANGQVHCTLYGHDHFRLQQAYEDSFMIVSTSPLDREKIPEYNLTVVAEDLGSPPFRTITQYTIRLTDENDNAPVFSKPVYEVAVVENNAPGAYITTVVARDMDMGSNGKVSYKLADTYFMGSPISTFVSLDPASGSLYALRSFNYEVMKQLELRITASDGGSPPLSGSANVYVRIVDQNDNAPVITQPALNNGSAEVLLPRDAPSGYVITRVEARDADEGVNSELSYGLATGEPSVFSVNKATGEIYLNQVLSHEVDETLSVTVTVSDNGRPALTSTATLHFLIIAGSPPSDRTVYQSGSGDEVHAQWDLSVVIIVVLAGSCTLLLLAIILIATTCNRRKRDKSGEDSDSYGEKGTLERGRNHVVDNPLLPLHGAGGGAGFDGHSYSSQPGGFTSAHPGGSDMCSASEDGSEVPCVYDSDSNSKLRGNKHEGYSTLPGYGNGKEAVRPITIWKGNSYTTISARDPAFSGKDSGKGDSDFNDSDSDVSGDTGLKKDGAVVPPVGGQNALWACTSECKILGHSDRCWSPSAVRANAAPSPAPTLSSFSSLSKTASLPRDPHRRDNYYQAHIPKTVGLQSVYEKVLHREYDYVLVTPPRPVRVQEISDITLPVYTPTPTHCPNNDS; encoded by the exons ATGGGAGGAATAGGGTGGAACGGGCTGTTGGTGCTAGTGTGCGCCTTTTTGGCAAGCCTGGCTGCTGTCTCACAAGGAAAGACGATGAAATATCAGACATTTGAGGAAGACGCACCAGGGACAGTGGTCGGAAACTTGGCCAAGGACATCTCTACTGCCTCTTCCTCGGGGGGCTCCAGGAACAATTTCAGGATGATGAAACAGTTCAACTCCTCTTTCATCCGTCTGAGGGAAAGCGACGGGCAGCTGAGTATTGGAGAGAGGATAGACAGGGAGAGGATCTGCAAACACACCCTGCACTGCCTCATTGCTTTCGACGTGGTCAGCTTCTCCAAAGAGCAATTCAAACTCATCCACGTCGAGGTGGAGGTCAAGGACATCAACGACAACTCCCCCGAGTTCCCCCGGAAAGAGTCGAGTCTGGAGATCTCCGAGAACACAGCGGTGGGCACGCGGATCCCGCTGGACTTTGCTGTGGATGACGACGTCGGGGTGAACTACATCCAAAGCTACCAGATCTCCGTAAACAGCCACTTTTCAATCGACGTACTCAGCAGGGCCGACGGGGTTAAATATGCGGAGCTGGTGCTCATGAAGGAGCTGGACCGGGAGACTCAGGCTACTTACGCGCTGGAGCTGGTCGCTATGGACGGAGGCAATCCGTCCCGCACCGGAACAACGCGCATCAACGTCAAGGTGAAAGACTACAACGACAACAGTCCCGTGTTCGACAGGAACAGCTTCTCTGTTGACCTGCCCGAGGACGCACCGGTGGGCTCCCTCTTGCTGGACCTGAACGCGGAGGATCCGGACGAAGGACTGAACGGTGAGGTGGTGTACGGTTTCGGTAACCAGGTGCCCACTGAAATAAGACAACTCTTCAGAGTGGACAGGAAGACCGGACGGCTCACCCTGGAGAGCCCGATCGACTTTGAAAGTAAGAACACGTACGAGTTTGACGTCCAGGCCACCGACCTGGGTCCGAACCCGAGCCCGGCCATCTGCAAAATTGTAGTGCAAGTGCAAGACGTTAACGACAACGCACCGGAGATCTCCATCACCCCTATGACATCCATCACGGCGGGGATAGCGTACATCACCGAGGCGGCGGCCAGGGAGAGTTTCGTGGCACTGGTCAGCACCTCGGACAGAGACTCCGGCGCTAACGGGCAGGTGCACTGCACGCTGTACGGACACGATCACTTCAGACTGCAGCAGGCGTATGAGGACAGCTTCATGATTGTGAGTACCAGCCCATTAGACAGGGAGAAAATCCCCGAATATAACCTCACAGTAGTGGCGGAGGACCTGGGCTCCCCTCCCTTCAGAACCATCACTCAGTACACAATACGACTGACAGATGAGAACGACAACGCTCCAGTGTTCAGCAAACCTGTGTATGAGGTGGCCGTGGTGGAGAACAACGCACCTGGCGCATACATCACCACGGTGGTGGCGCGGGACATGGACATGGGGTCAAACGGGAAGGTCAGCTACAAACTGGCCGACACATACTTCATGGGCTCCCCCATTTCCACCTTCGTGTCTCTGGACCCAGCAAGCGGGTCGCTTTACGCACTCCGGAGCTTCAACTATGAGGTGATGAAACAGCTGGAGCTCCGTATCACGGCCAGTGACGGGGGCTCCCCGCCCCTATCCGGCAGCGCTAATGTCTATGTGAGGATAGTGGACCAGAATGATAACGCACCGGTCATCACTCAGCCGGCGCTCAATAATGGCTCCGCTGAAGTCCTCCTGCCCCGGGACGCACCGAGCGGCTACGTCATCACCCGGGTGGAGGCGCGGGATGCGGACGAAGGAGTGAACTCAGAGCTGTCCTACGGGCTGGCCACAGGTGAACCCTCCGTGTTCTCTGTTAACAAAGCCACCGGGGAGATCTACCTCAACCAGGTGCTCAGCCACGAAGTGGACGAAACCCTTAGCGTGACCGTGACAGTGAGTGACAACGGGAGGCCAGCGCTCACCTCCACCGCCACACTCCACTTCCTCATCATCGCGGGCTCCCCGCCGAGCGACAGGACAGTGTACCAGTCAGGCAGCGGGGACGAGGTGCACGCGCAGTGGGACCTGTCGGTGGTGATTATCGTTGTCCTCGCGGGGAGCTGCACGCTCCTGCTGCTCGCCATCATTCTCATCGCCACTACCTGCAACCGGCGAAAGCGGGACAAAAGCGGAGAAGACAGCGACTCGTACGGGGAGAAGGGCACGCTGGAGAGGGGCAGGAACCACGTGGTGGACAACCCGCTTCTGCCTCTGCACGGGGCCGGGGGTGGAGCGGGCTTTGACGGACACTCCTACAGCAGCCAGCCCGGTGGGTTCACCTCGGCTCACCCCGGGGGCAGTGACATGTGCTCGGCCTCAGAGGACGGCAGCGAAGTGCCCTGCGTGTATGACTcagacagcaacagcaaacTCCGAGGGAATAAACACGAG GGCTACTCCACTCTGCCTGGCTATGGGAACGGTAAAGAGGCTGTGAGGCCCATCACCATCTGGAAAGGGAACTCTTACACAACAATCTCTGCCAGGGATCCGGCCTTCAGTGGCAAAGACAGTGGCAAGGGGGACAGTGACTtcaatgacagtgacagtgatgtcAGTGGGGACACTGGCCTGAAGAAAGATGGGGCAGTGGTTCCTCCCGTGGGTGGTCAAAATG ctCTGTGGGCTTGCACCAGTGAATGTAAGATCCTGGGCCACTCCGATCGCTGCTGGAGCCCCTCAGCAGTGAGAGCCAACGCAGCGCCCTCTCCAGCCCCGAccctctcctccttcagcaGCCTCTCCAAGACGGCCTCCCTTCCCCGAGACCCCCACCGCAGGGACAACTACTACCAGGCCCACATCCCCAAAACAGTGGGGCTGCAGAGTGTGTACGAGAAGGTGCTGCACAGAGAGTACGACTACGTTCTGGTCACCCCTCCCAGACCTGTGAGGGTGCAGGAGATCAGTGATATCACCCTCCCTGTttacacccccacccccacacactgTCCCAACAATGACTCCTAA